One genomic segment of Streptomyces sp. TLI_146 includes these proteins:
- a CDS encoding DEDDh family exonuclease, with product MTMLDDRTTAAATWPTAYPQGYAVVDVETTGLARDDRIISAAVYRLDAQGNVEDHWYTLVNPERDPGPVWIHGLTTDVLADAPLFPDIAGEFAERLDGRVLVAHNAIFDWQMIAREYARAKRTAPVRQRLCTIALSKELDLPLPNHKLESLAAHFGVVQQRAHHALDDARVLAEAFRPSLHEAARVGARLPLLECRPLTEWSDGPATRRIGYQATGSYGRGSGWRPARKRPACPYPNPGRYEADKPLKQGMRVAFSGDTSIDRELLEDRATEAGLHVATSVSRLTSLLVTNDPDSATSKTVKAKSFGTPVVDEAAFTQLLRDVAAADG from the coding sequence GTGACCATGCTCGACGACCGTACGACAGCAGCAGCGACCTGGCCGACCGCCTACCCGCAGGGGTACGCGGTCGTCGACGTGGAGACCACCGGCCTCGCCCGCGACGACCGGATAATCTCGGCTGCCGTCTACCGCCTGGACGCCCAGGGCAACGTCGAGGACCACTGGTACACGCTGGTGAACCCCGAGCGCGACCCCGGGCCGGTGTGGATCCACGGCCTGACCACCGACGTCCTGGCGGACGCGCCGCTCTTCCCGGACATCGCCGGGGAGTTCGCCGAGCGCCTGGACGGCCGGGTCCTGGTCGCGCACAACGCGATCTTCGACTGGCAGATGATCGCCAGGGAGTACGCACGGGCCAAGCGCACCGCCCCGGTGCGCCAGCGGCTGTGCACCATCGCGCTCTCCAAGGAGCTCGACCTGCCGCTGCCCAACCACAAGCTGGAGTCGCTGGCCGCGCACTTCGGAGTGGTCCAGCAGCGCGCGCACCACGCGCTCGACGACGCGCGCGTGCTGGCCGAGGCGTTCCGCCCGAGCCTGCACGAGGCGGCGCGGGTCGGGGCGCGGCTGCCGCTCCTGGAGTGCCGCCCGCTCACCGAGTGGTCGGACGGCCCGGCCACCCGCCGTATCGGCTACCAGGCCACCGGGTCGTACGGACGCGGTTCCGGCTGGCGGCCCGCGCGCAAGCGCCCGGCGTGCCCGTACCCCAACCCCGGTCGTTACGAAGCGGACAAACCACTCAAGCAGGGCATGCGGGTGGCGTTCTCCGGCGACACCTCCATCGACCGGGAGCTCCTGGAGGACCGCGCGACCGAGGCCGGGCTGCACGTGGCGACCAGCGTCTCCCGGCTGACCAGCCTGCTGGTGACCAACGACCCGGACTCGGCGACCTCCAAGACCGTGAAGGCGAAGTCGTTCGGCACCCCGGTCGTCGACGAGGCGGCCTTCACCCAGCTGCTGCGGGACGTGGCTGCGGCAGACGGGTGA
- a CDS encoding SURF1 family protein, translating to MYRFLLSRQWVLVTLLALVLIPTMIELGFWQLHRHQHRVAQNTVIADNLKAKPVPVTALTSPGHTVPHAQYWRRVTATGTYDTAHEVVVRRRTAADGRVGYHVLTPFVLDSGPTVLINRGWVPDNGSQTEFPQIPAPPKGDVTITGRLMADQTTAASGIKDVKGLPPRQVMLISSAQQQKALGRPVLGGYIEQTAPEADSPELIPAPDHSSIGPHMAYAVQWWLFTAGVPVGWVILVRREKRDRAEAAAKAEAAEPAPATA from the coding sequence GTGTATCGCTTCCTGTTGTCCCGGCAGTGGGTGCTCGTCACCCTCCTCGCCCTCGTTCTCATCCCCACGATGATCGAGCTGGGCTTCTGGCAGCTGCACCGCCACCAGCACCGCGTCGCGCAGAACACCGTCATCGCGGACAACCTGAAGGCGAAGCCGGTCCCGGTGACCGCGCTCACCTCCCCCGGCCACACCGTCCCGCACGCCCAGTACTGGCGCCGGGTCACCGCCACCGGCACGTACGACACCGCCCACGAGGTCGTGGTGCGCCGCCGCACCGCCGCCGACGGGCGGGTCGGGTACCACGTGCTCACCCCGTTCGTCCTCGACAGCGGGCCGACCGTGCTGATCAACCGCGGCTGGGTGCCGGACAACGGCAGCCAGACCGAGTTCCCGCAGATCCCGGCCCCGCCCAAGGGCGACGTCACGATCACCGGGCGGCTGATGGCCGACCAGACGACGGCGGCCAGCGGCATCAAGGACGTCAAGGGCCTGCCGCCCCGGCAGGTGATGCTGATCAGCAGCGCCCAGCAGCAGAAGGCGCTCGGCCGCCCGGTGCTCGGCGGCTACATCGAGCAGACCGCCCCCGAGGCCGACTCCCCCGAGCTGATCCCGGCGCCGGACCACTCCTCCATCGGCCCGCACATGGCGTACGCCGTGCAGTGGTGGCTGTTCACCGCCGGGGTCCCGGTCGGCTGGGTGATCCTGGTTCGCCGCGAGAAGCGGGACCGGGCCGAGGCAGCGGCCAAGGCGGAGGCGGCGGAGCCCGCACCGGCGACGGCCTGA